Proteins from one Triplophysa dalaica isolate WHDGS20190420 chromosome 6, ASM1584641v1, whole genome shotgun sequence genomic window:
- the ephx4 gene encoding epoxide hydrolase 4, translating into MARLLHNLLLLTVGLTMKIRLVGYWSLVYGYCALCTVVALLKLGWNIILRPSTTFQWTIRETPPACLNDTSLGTHCYVRIKESGLRFHYVAAGERGKPLMLFLHGFPEFWFSWRHQLREFKSEFRVVAVDMRGYGESDLPSSTESYRPDYLVTDIKDIVEYLGYNRCFLVGHDWGGIIAWLCAIHYPEMVTKLIVLNSPHPCVFTDYALRHPSQMLKSSYYFFFQLPHFPELMLSINDFKALKSLFTSRSTGLSCKGRWLTSEDLEAYLYALSQPGALTGALNYFRNVFSVLPLSWSEVKSPVLLLWGERDAFLEQDMAEACRLYIRNHFRLNIISGASHWLQQDQPDIVNTLIWTFIKEGEGRKNYRNL; encoded by the exons ATGGCGAGACTGCTTCACAACTTGCTGTTGTTGACAGTCGGACTTACGATGAAAATCAGACTTGTGGGATACTGGTCCCTCGTATACGGTTACTGCGCGCTATGCACGGTCGTAGCGCTGCTCAAACTTGGATGGAATATCATATTACGACCGTCAACAACCTTTCAGTGGACGATTCGTGAGACACCCCCTGCGTGCCTGAATGACACGTCCTTGGGAACCCACTGTTATGTTAGGATCAAG GAGTCTGGACTAAGATTCCACTATGTTGCTGCTGGGGAAAGAGGAAAGCCACTTATGCTGTTTCTGCATGGATTCCCTGAATTTTG GTTTTCTTGGCGTCACCAGCTGAGGGAATTTAAGAGTGAATTTCGTGTTGTTGCCGTGGATATGCGAGGCTATGGGGAGTCTGACCTCCCCTCCTCCACTGAGAGCTACCGACCGGACTACCTTGTGACTGACATCAAGGACATTGTGGAGTATCTGG GATACAACAGATGTTTTCTTGTGGGCCATGACTGGGGTGGCATCATCGCCTGGCTCTGTGCGATTCATTATCCTGAAATGGTGACAAAACTCATTGTGCTGAACAGCCCTCATCCCTGTGTGTTTACTG ATTATGCCCTTCGCCACCCTAGTCAGATGCTCAAGTCAAGTTACTACTTTTTCTTCCAGTTGCCACATTTTCCAGAGCTTATGCTCTCCATCAATGATTTTAAG GCACTCAAGAGTCTATTCACCAGTCGCAGCACAGGTCTCAGTTGTAAGGGACGCTGGCTCACCAGCGAAGACCTTGAAGCCTACCTGTATGCCCTCTCCCAGCCGGGAGCCCTCACTGGGGCCCTAAACTATTTCAGAAATGTCTTTAG TGTTCTTCCATTGAGCTGGAGTGAGGTGAAATCTCCTGTTTTGCTGTtatggggagagagagatgccTTTTTGGAGCAAGACATGGCTGAGGCCTGCCGTCTGTACATCAGAAACCATTTCCGCCTCAACATCATCTCTGGAGCCAGCCACTGGCTTCAGCAAGACCAGCCTGACATTGTCAATACACTCATATGGACTTTCATTAAAGAGGGAGAGGGCCGAAAAAACTACAGGAACTTATAA